The following proteins are co-located in the Manihot esculenta cultivar AM560-2 chromosome 9, M.esculenta_v8, whole genome shotgun sequence genome:
- the LOC110622733 gene encoding superoxide dismutase [Cu-Zn] isoform X2: protein MVKAVAVLTSSEGVSGTIFFTQEGHGPTTVTGNISGLKPGLHGFHVHALGDTTNGCMSTGPHFNPSGKDHGAPEDEIRHAGDLGNVTAGDDGTASFTIIDKHIPLSGQNSIIGRAVVVHADPDDLGRGGHELSKTTGNAGGRVACGIIGLQG, encoded by the exons ATGGTGAAGGCTGTTGCTGTTCTTACCAGTAGTGAGGGGGTTAGCGGAACAATCTTCTTTACCCAAGAAGGACATG GTCCTACCACTGTAACTGGAAACATTTCTGGCCTTAAGCCAGGGCTTCATGGGTTCCACGTCCATGCCCTTGGAGACACAACAAACGGTTGCATGTCAACTG GGCCACACTTTAACCCTTCTGGCAAAGATCATGGTGCCCCTGAGGATGAGATTCGTCATGCTGGTGATCTGGGAAATGTCACTGCTGGTGATGATG GCACTGCTAGTTTCACAATTATTGACAAGCATATTCCTCTTTCTGGTCAAAATTCAATCATAGGAAGGGCAGTTGTTGTTCATGCAGATCCTGATGATCTTGGCAGGG gaggacatgaactcagtAAAACCACCGGAAATGCTGGTGGCAGAGTAGCATGCG GTATTATTGGTTTGCAAGGATAG
- the LOC110622733 gene encoding superoxide dismutase [Cu-Zn] 1 isoform X3 produces MVKAVAVLTSSEGVSGTIFFTQEGHGPTTVTGNISGLKPGLHGFHVHALGDTTNGCMSTGPHFNPSGKDHGAPEDEIRHAGDLGNVTAGDDGTASFTIIDKHIPLSGQNSIIGRAVVVHADPDDLGRVWLVTS; encoded by the exons ATGGTGAAGGCTGTTGCTGTTCTTACCAGTAGTGAGGGGGTTAGCGGAACAATCTTCTTTACCCAAGAAGGACATG GTCCTACCACTGTAACTGGAAACATTTCTGGCCTTAAGCCAGGGCTTCATGGGTTCCACGTCCATGCCCTTGGAGACACAACAAACGGTTGCATGTCAACTG GGCCACACTTTAACCCTTCTGGCAAAGATCATGGTGCCCCTGAGGATGAGATTCGTCATGCTGGTGATCTGGGAAATGTCACTGCTGGTGATGATG GCACTGCTAGTTTCACAATTATTGACAAGCATATTCCTCTTTCTGGTCAAAATTCAATCATAGGAAGGGCAGTTGTTGTTCATGCAGATCCTGATGATCTTGGCAGGG TATGGCTGGTGACAAGCTGA
- the LOC110622733 gene encoding superoxide dismutase [Cu-Zn] 1 isoform X1, producing the protein MVKAVAVLTSSEGVSGTIFFTQEGHGPTTVTGNISGLKPGLHGFHVHALGDTTNGCMSTGPHFNPSGKDHGAPEDEIRHAGDLGNVTAGDDGTASFTIIDKHIPLSGQNSIIGRAVVVHADPDDLGRVFSSFPNGCEFVLEAMEFLVLWYFYNPTFPHHYSMAGDKLNACCGFWSV; encoded by the exons ATGGTGAAGGCTGTTGCTGTTCTTACCAGTAGTGAGGGGGTTAGCGGAACAATCTTCTTTACCCAAGAAGGACATG GTCCTACCACTGTAACTGGAAACATTTCTGGCCTTAAGCCAGGGCTTCATGGGTTCCACGTCCATGCCCTTGGAGACACAACAAACGGTTGCATGTCAACTG GGCCACACTTTAACCCTTCTGGCAAAGATCATGGTGCCCCTGAGGATGAGATTCGTCATGCTGGTGATCTGGGAAATGTCACTGCTGGTGATGATG GCACTGCTAGTTTCACAATTATTGACAAGCATATTCCTCTTTCTGGTCAAAATTCAATCATAGGAAGGGCAGTTGTTGTTCATGCAGATCCTGATGATCTTGGCAGGG ttttttcttcttttccaaATGGATGTGAATTTGTGCTAGAAGCAATGGAATTCCTTGTGCTTTGGTATTTCTATAATCCAACGTTTCCTCATCATTATAGTATGGCTGGTGACAAGCTGAATGCTTGCTGTGGATTTTGGTCTGTTTGA
- the LOC110622732 gene encoding trafficking protein particle complex subunit 6b, giving the protein MGREVSESCIDGLLTEMVSSYCNRFDANKPELAGRRIEAIGYQVGHQLAERYTMERPRFSDHLEAIKFICKDFWSEVFKKQIDNLKTNHRGTFVLQDNKFRWLARMSVDTSIESVDLSQDPSALAENKATQAMGVHLYFPCGIIRGALSNLGIPCAVSADISNLPACSFVVRIKA; this is encoded by the exons ATGGGAAGAGAAGTGTCGGAGAGTTGCATCGATGGCTTGCTAACAGAGATGGTCTCATCGTACTGCAATCGCTTCGACGCCAATAAACCTGAGCTGGCTGGCCGTCGGATCGAGGCCATTGGATATCAGGTCGGCCATCAGCTCGCTGAACG gTATACCATGGAGCGTCCTCGGTTCAGTGATCATCTAGAAGCAATAAAATTCATCTGTAAAGACTTCTGGTCTGAGGTCTTCAAGAAACAGATAGACAACTTGAAAACAAATCATAGA GGCACTTTTGTATTGCAAGATAATAAGTTCCGTTGGCTTGCAAGGATGTCAGTTGATACATCAATTGAAAGTGTAGATCTATCACAAGATCCTTCTGCACTGGCTGAGAACAAGGCTACCCAAGCCATGGGCGTGCACCTCTATTTCCCTTGCGGAATCATAAGGGGAGCTCTTTCAAACTTAGGAATCCCTTGTGCAGTTTCTGCTGACATATCCAACCTTCCAGCGT GTTCATTTGTGGTACGTATAAAGGCTTGA